A single genomic interval of Centropristis striata isolate RG_2023a ecotype Rhode Island chromosome 8, C.striata_1.0, whole genome shotgun sequence harbors:
- the gbp gene encoding glycogen synthase kinase binding protein, which translates to MPCRKENYIFLEQSVTGSSKEVDALVTKIGEALQLHSSSQKSVSVSVACLHGGGKAAGGVDAAGGGGGGAAGGGGGARKSCVKLGGRTGGSSRASPYRIPGGSSTGTHRDWDQIRPWSRKRITVVQEEDPHRLLQELILSGNLVKEAVRRLQFPAGDFGPTADNVPS; encoded by the coding sequence atgCCGTGTCGGAAGGAGAACTACATCTTCCTGGAGCAGTCGGTCACCGGGAGCTCCAAGGAGGTGGACGCGCTGGTCACCAAGATCGGAGAGGCGCTGCAGCTGCACAGCAGCAGCCAGAAGAGCGTGTCCGTGTCCGTGGCCTGCCTCCACGGCGGCGGCAAGGCGGCCGGCGGCGTGGACgcggcaggaggaggaggaggaggtgcagcaggaggaggaggaggagcgcgTAAAAGCTGCGTAAAACTCGGAGGGCGCACCGGCGGCAGTAGCAGGGCGAGCCCGTACCGGATCCCCGGTGGGTCCTCCACGGGAACCCACCGGGACTGGGACCAAATCAGACCGTGGAGCAGAAAGAGGATCACCGTGGTGCAGGAGGAGGACCCGCACCGCCTCCTGCAGGAGCTCATTCTATCGGGGAACCTGGTGAAGGAGGCCGTGAGGAGGCTGCAGTTCCCCGCAGGAGACTTCGGCCCCACGGCGGACAATGTGCCGAGCTGA